CTTGGCGATTTGGCGGAGAGCACGTTGAAGCGTTTTTGCCAGGTTAAAGACAGCTCGAACCTGATACCCGGCCACGGTGGAATTCTGGATCGCAGCGACAGCATTCTGATGGCCGGATCCTTTTTATACTGTGCAACTCAGATTATACAACAAGTGAGGTAAACAACATGATCAAAAGAACACTACTGCCCCTTCTGATGCTGGGATTAATCTCCCTGATGTTCGCCCAAGCGGCTGACCTTTTTATCTCTGAATATGTGGAGGGAAGCTCAAACAACAAAGCCATCGAGATCTTCAACGGCACCGGAGCCGCCGTCGATCTGTCCAATTATTCCATGAAGCTGGCCTCCAACGGCTCTCCGACCTGGTCCACCACCAACAGCGTGACCCTTTCCGGAACCCTAGCCAACAATGATGTATTCGTGATCGCCAATGCCCAAGCAAACCCCACCATCCTTGGCGTCGCGGACATGACCCACACCGTCACCTATTTCAACGGCAACGACTGCCTGGGTCTCTTCCACGGTGATACCCTCATTGACATCATCGGCGTTTTGGGAACCGATCCCGGCACCGCCTGGCCAGTAGCTGGAACCGATGGCGCAACCCTCAACCACACCCTCATCCGCAAACCGGAAGTGGATTCCGGAAACACCGACTGGATCGCGGGAGCGGGCACAAATATGGACAACTCTGAATGGATCGTCCATCCCCAAGATTACGTAGACGACCTCGGTTCCCATACATTTGACCCAGGTGGTTCCGAGCATGTCGCCACACCTACCTTCAATCCTCCTGCCGGCGTTTATGCCCAGCCCATCTCTGTGACCATCTCTTCAACCACTCCTGGTGCCACCATCCGCTACACCACCGACGGCAGCAACCCAACCGAAACCTCCACCCAATACACCAGCCCCATTTCGCTTGATACGAATACCACCCTGAAAGCCATTGCTTTTGCCAGCGGTTTCGACCCCAGCTATGTGGCCACCGCGTCCTACATCTTCCCCCAGGTGGTGCAGAACATGACCCAACTGAGAAACCAGACCGTTGGTGACGGAACCGTTTACATGGTGGCCGGCGAAGTGATCCTCACCTTCAAGCAGAACTTCCGCAACCAGAAATTCGTGCAGGACAATGAAGCCGGAGTGCTCATAGACGACACAGCCGGAATGATAACCACGAACTATAACCTCCTGGACGGCATCACCGGGCTCACCGGCACCATAGCCTTCTACTACAACATGCTCCAGTTGACCCCAGTAGCCGATCCGGGCCCCGCCACCTCCACCAACAACACCATAGTCCCGCCTACGGTGACCATCGCCCAGATCAACGCCAACGTCGCTTCCTATCAGGCCCGGCTGGTCAGGATTGCCAACGCCCATTTCGTGGAATCCGGCACCTTTGAAACCGGCCATAACTACACTCTGGAAGACGACACCGGCACCATAGTCTTCCGCACCACCTTCTATGATGCGGATTACATTGGCGAACCCATCCCCGTCGGCAATTTCAACGTCCGTGTGCTCGTGAACCAGTTCAACCAGACACCGCAGGTGACCGCCCGCGCCCTTTCTGATTGGAGCGGAGTGCCAAACGAAGACAACGTCGCCACCCCTACCCGGCTGCTGGGTAACTATCCCAACCCCTTCAATCCCAGCACCACCATCTCCTTCACCACTGCCAAAGCTGCACCGGTCCAGATCACCATCTACAATCTCAAGGGCCAGGCCGTGAGGACCTGGAACTTGGAAACCGAAGTCGGCGGAAACCACAGCGTCCAGTGGGACGGCCTTGACGACAACGGACTTTCCCTGAGCAGCGGAGTCTATTTCTACCGCATGTTCTCCGGCGCCTATTCATCCACCCGCAAGATGGTGCTGATGAAATAATCACCTGCCCTGACGTCCGCCCGGACTGGATTCCAGCGGGCTTGCGAGCATGGATCGCGAGTGAAGCTGGCCATTAGGGTACGGACAACAGGCAACTGATATCTGGCTGGCTTGGCTGGCGCTGACGCTTTAAAGCGCGGCGTCAGCCAGGCAGCCCTTTTTGCAACATGACTTCTCGCTCTCGTGCACATTTATATTGCTTTCTGGCCATCCTCTCCTGGTCCACCATCGAATTGGCCAGCAAGTTCCTGGGGCCCGGAGTTTCGCCCTATCCCCTCACGGTCTGGCGTTTTCTGATCGGCGGTCTGGTGATCCTTCCCTTTGCCCTGCGGGGGCTGAAAACCTCTCAGCGCCGGCCGAAGCCCGCCGACCTTCTCCAAATGTGCCTGCTCGGCCTGCTCAATGTCTGCGTGAGCATGCTCTTTCTGCAGATGTCGGTTTACTACGGCAAAGCCTCTGTGAGCGCCGTGCTGGTTAGCTCCAATCCCCTCTTCGTTAGTATCTTCGCCCTCCTCATCCTGCGCGAGAAACTCTCTTTCCCCCAAATTTTCGGCCTGGCGCTGGCACTCGTGGGCATCGCCCTGCTCGTCCTCGGTGAAGGCGATTTCGGCAGTGCCAAATATCTGAATCTCCCGCTCAGCATTGCTTTGGGGCTGGTCTCTTCCCTCACCTTCGGGCTTTACACGGTGCTCACCAAACGCCTCATCGAAACCCACGGAAAAACCCTCACCAACAGTGTTTCCTTCCTGGGTGGAGCGGCCGCTCTCTTCATCTACAGCGTCGCAACTGGCAAACCTTTGCTCATTCCCTTTTCCTGGTCTTCGGCAGCCATCATGCTCTATCTGGGCGCCATAGTTTCCGGTCTGTCTTACCTGATGTTTTTTGAGGGAATGGCCCGCCTTGGCGCTGGCCAGGCCTCGCTCTATTTTTTTCTCAAGCCCGTCCTCGCCTCCCTCCTGGCCCTGCTTTTCCTGCGCGAAGCCCTCGCCCCCCTACAGCTCGTGGCTATCTTCGTCATAGTTGCTGGACTCACCCTCTCCCGCGTGCTGAAAAGCTCCCCGAACAAACTGAAGTCAAGCGGCAAGGGAGCCTCGGCTCCCGCCCCGTAAACCACCCCGTTACGTTCTTCCGGGGTGGTGGATTTGTGAGTACTAAAGGCTGTGATACCGGAACCCAAGCCTCGGAAAAGTCCCTCTCCTTTCGCCCCCGTAAAACTATTCCCACTATTTGGAGCCCCCATTTGCCACATCCCATTCATATCCCAACTACTTCCCACTAACTCAATGGCCCAGCGGGAACTGAGGGGGAGGCGGTTAGGAAGCGGACACGCAAGGGCTAAGCGTTAATCCTTATTATTTTTAAGCTCGGAGAGAACGCGGGCAGCAACCGAATCCGAGTCCAATCCCACAGCTTGGTAAAGGGCTTTGGAAGTGCCGCTGCCGGCGTAGCCCTCCACCCCGATTTTCACCAGGCGGGCGCTGAGCCCCAATTCCACTAAGCGGTCGGCTATCACAGAGCCAAAACCGCTGTGGACATTGTGGTCCTCAACGCTGAAAATCAGGCCTTTCCCGGCCGCCTGGCCGAGCGCTTCAGCATCTATCTCAAGCGGGCTGGAAACGTACACCACCTGCAGGGAAATGCCTTCTCCGCGCAACTTGTCAGACGCTCCCACGGCGTTGGCGGCGGGGGTGCCGGTAACGAACAGGGTGGCGTCCTTGCCGGAACGGAGGATATCCGCGCGTCCATACTCGAAGCCGTAGCCCGGGCCGTAACAGGGCTGGCCTGCTTCATTGCGGATGATGGGCAGTTTGGAGCGGCCCATTGTGATGATGTAGTTGCCTGGTTTGTCGATCAGCCAGCGCACCACGCGGTCGGTCTGGTTGGGGTCGGCTGGGCAGATGAGCCTGAATCCGTAAAGGTTGCGGAGCAAACCGATGTAGTCAATGCACTGGTGGGTTTTGCCGTCTTCGCCCACATCCAGTCCGACGTGGGTGAGGGCTACCTTGAGGTTGGTGTGGTTGATGTCGTTGAGGCGGTGCATGTTGTAAACTTCGTCGAGGCCAAACATGCCGAAATCCGCCCAGAAGGTCTGGATTCCACAGCTTGAGAGGGCTCCGCCCAGCACCGCGGTGTGGTGTTCCATGATGCCGGCCTGGATGAAACGGTCGGGACTCACGCTGGCAAAATCGCCCGTTTTGACGCTGCCCTGCAAATCACAATCCAGCACCACGATGGAAGTGGGGTTGTCCAGGTTGATTTTGGCCAGATCGGCGATGGCTGCGCCCCAGGCGCTGCGATTGTCGGTGCTTTGGTCATAAACGGTGGGCTGGCCTGGCTGCAGGCTGCATTTCAGTTCAAATACGCTGTGGTCGGGCTTTGCCGGGGCCTGGAAACTCGAGCGCAGCCGGCGGTAAAGCTCCATCTGGTTCGGCTGTTCCAGGCTTTGCAAAGCTTCATCGAGCTGCTCTTCGGATAGCGGGGAACCGTGGTATTTGGCGAGGTTTTCCATGAAGGGAATCCCTTTGCCCATCACTGTGTGTGCCAGGATCATGGTGGGAATCTCAGCTTTGACCGCGCTTTCCAGAGTGGATATAATCGCGCCGAAATCGTGGCCGTCGGTCTCCAGCACCTTCCAGCCGTCCGCTTCCCAGTTGCGGCGGATGTTTTGGGGCATTACGTCGCTGATGTCGCCGCAGATTTGCAGGCGGTTGTAGTCCACGATGGCGGCAAGATTGTTAAGTCCGTATTTCACGGCGAAGCGGCGGGCTTCGGAGATTTGGCCTTTCTGCTGTTCGCCGTCGCCCATGAGGGTCCAAACCCTGTAGGGAACTTTGTTCACGCGTGAAGCCAGCGCCATTCCTGCCGCGGCGGAAAGCCCCTGTCCAAGGTTGCCGCTGCTCCATTCCACGCCCGCCACCTCACGCTCGATGTGGCCTTCGAATTTGCTGCCCAGCAGCCTGAATTGCGAGATGGCCTCGTCCAGGTCATGGTATCCGTTCAGGGCCAGGGCGGCATAGACAGCGGGGGAGACGTGGCCGTTGCTCACCACGATCCTGTCGCGGTCTGGCTTGAAGGGATCGGAGGGGTCGTGCCGGATAATGCTGTACAGGGCCAGAAGGAGGTCGATGGAGGACATGGAGCCGCCAGGATGGCCGGAGGCGGCCAGGGTGGTCATGCTCAGGATGGCAGCCCGGGCTTGGTCGGCCTGGGCTTGCAGGCGGGAGATGCTGTCTTGGTTTGTCATTGGTTCTCCAAAAAATAAACGGCGGTTTATGCACACAAAAACAGGCCATTGACAGGCGGATAACTCTGGCCATAGCCTTGAAAGCTTGGTGGGGCATAGGGGGGATCGAACCCAAGACTCCCAAACGGATATATTCGGAGTTTTAAGTTACCTAAAATAGGATCTCGCCTTACTCAAATTGGATTCAATAGACTCAAGAGGGAACAAGTATGCTTCAGGAAAAGCCTTACAATAATTAAGGTATTCTTCAACATAGTCCCGAACCATT
The DNA window shown above is from Candidatus Cloacimonadota bacterium and carries:
- a CDS encoding T9SS type A sorting domain-containing protein is translated as MKRTLLPLLMLGLISLMFAQAADLFISEYVEGSSNNKAIEIFNGTGAAVDLSNYSMKLASNGSPTWSTTNSVTLSGTLANNDVFVIANAQANPTILGVADMTHTVTYFNGNDCLGLFHGDTLIDIIGVLGTDPGTAWPVAGTDGATLNHTLIRKPEVDSGNTDWIAGAGTNMDNSEWIVHPQDYVDDLGSHTFDPGGSEHVATPTFNPPAGVYAQPISVTISSTTPGATIRYTTDGSNPTETSTQYTSPISLDTNTTLKAIAFASGFDPSYVATASYIFPQVVQNMTQLRNQTVGDGTVYMVAGEVILTFKQNFRNQKFVQDNEAGVLIDDTAGMITTNYNLLDGITGLTGTIAFYYNMLQLTPVADPGPATSTNNTIVPPTVTIAQINANVASYQARLVRIANAHFVESGTFETGHNYTLEDDTGTIVFRTTFYDADYIGEPIPVGNFNVRVLVNQFNQTPQVTARALSDWSGVPNEDNVATPTRLLGNYPNPFNPSTTISFTTAKAAPVQITIYNLKGQAVRTWNLETEVGGNHSVQWDGLDDNGLSLSSGVYFYRMFSGAYSSTRKMVLMK
- a CDS encoding EamA family transporter translates to MTSRSRAHLYCFLAILSWSTIELASKFLGPGVSPYPLTVWRFLIGGLVILPFALRGLKTSQRRPKPADLLQMCLLGLLNVCVSMLFLQMSVYYGKASVSAVLVSSNPLFVSIFALLILREKLSFPQIFGLALALVGIALLVLGEGDFGSAKYLNLPLSIALGLVSSLTFGLYTVLTKRLIETHGKTLTNSVSFLGGAAALFIYSVATGKPLLIPFSWSSAAIMLYLGAIVSGLSYLMFFEGMARLGAGQASLYFFLKPVLASLLALLFLREALAPLQLVAIFVIVAGLTLSRVLKSSPNKLKSSGKGASAPAP
- a CDS encoding transketolase, encoding MTNQDSISRLQAQADQARAAILSMTTLAASGHPGGSMSSIDLLLALYSIIRHDPSDPFKPDRDRIVVSNGHVSPAVYAALALNGYHDLDEAISQFRLLGSKFEGHIEREVAGVEWSSGNLGQGLSAAAGMALASRVNKVPYRVWTLMGDGEQQKGQISEARRFAVKYGLNNLAAIVDYNRLQICGDISDVMPQNIRRNWEADGWKVLETDGHDFGAIISTLESAVKAEIPTMILAHTVMGKGIPFMENLAKYHGSPLSEEQLDEALQSLEQPNQMELYRRLRSSFQAPAKPDHSVFELKCSLQPGQPTVYDQSTDNRSAWGAAIADLAKINLDNPTSIVVLDCDLQGSVKTGDFASVSPDRFIQAGIMEHHTAVLGGALSSCGIQTFWADFGMFGLDEVYNMHRLNDINHTNLKVALTHVGLDVGEDGKTHQCIDYIGLLRNLYGFRLICPADPNQTDRVVRWLIDKPGNYIITMGRSKLPIIRNEAGQPCYGPGYGFEYGRADILRSGKDATLFVTGTPAANAVGASDKLRGEGISLQVVYVSSPLEIDAEALGQAAGKGLIFSVEDHNVHSGFGSVIADRLVELGLSARLVKIGVEGYAGSGTSKALYQAVGLDSDSVAARVLSELKNNKD